The following proteins are co-located in the Brevibacillus laterosporus DSM 25 genome:
- a CDS encoding pectate lyase-like adhesive domain-containing protein, with protein MNKKVILSVLSTALVTSMATSAYAADGGVYIGGNVDRYYSDKALIKQTHKFVADLYDSGLKNVENNVLYVNWDGEVATLQEMMVAKLAGKEVEYKTVTSKDFEKIGGEKGFYAVDAKGNVSTVKEMQPEQKSLTTEVIVTNATEFNIALQNPNVKTIILGTDIQGDITVARSIIIKGSGKKIIGDLKITNVDKNNVELSDVTVEGKTIVG; from the coding sequence GTGAATAAAAAAGTAATCCTATCAGTGCTATCTACAGCACTAGTAACTAGTATGGCTACTTCTGCTTATGCAGCAGATGGCGGTGTATATATTGGTGGAAACGTAGACAGATACTATTCTGACAAAGCACTAATTAAACAAACTCATAAATTTGTAGCAGATTTATATGATTCTGGTTTAAAGAATGTTGAAAACAATGTTCTTTATGTAAACTGGGATGGGGAAGTAGCTACTTTACAAGAAATGATGGTTGCTAAATTAGCGGGAAAAGAAGTTGAATACAAAACAGTAACTAGCAAAGATTTCGAAAAAATCGGTGGAGAAAAAGGTTTCTACGCTGTAGATGCTAAAGGTAACGTTTCTACTGTAAAAGAAATGCAACCTGAGCAAAAATCACTTACTACAGAAGTTATTGTTACTAATGCTACTGAGTTTAATATCGCATTACAAAATCCAAATGTGAAAACCATCATTTTGGGAACAGATATTCAAGGAGATATTACTGTAGCTCGTAGCATCATCATTAAAGGTTCAGGCAAAAAGATTATTGGCGATCTGAAGATTACGAATGTGGACAAAAATAATGTGGAGTTAAGCGATGTTACTGTTGAAGGAAAAACAATTGTAGGGTAG
- a CDS encoding YolD-like family protein → MASKILDPLVTKFILPEHAEILRQLHEDKKLIEKPIIEEDELAEFCYRISDSRQHDYVLTISWWKETKEGRGVIESAWGWVDKFDSTFKQIKLKNDEDFWWIPVEDVVDITT, encoded by the coding sequence ATGGCTAGCAAAATTCTTGATCCACTTGTAACGAAATTTATTTTGCCAGAGCATGCAGAGATTTTACGCCAGCTTCACGAGGATAAGAAACTGATCGAGAAGCCGATCATTGAAGAGGATGAGCTAGCCGAGTTTTGCTACAGGATATCTGACTCGCGTCAGCATGACTATGTCCTTACAATTAGCTGGTGGAAAGAGACAAAAGAGGGCAGAGGCGTGATAGAATCCGCTTGGGGATGGGTAGATAAGTTTGATTCAACGTTTAAACAGATCAAGTTAAAGAACGATGAAGATTTCTGGTGGATACCTGTAGAAGATGTAGTGGATATAACTACATAA